From a single Myxococcota bacterium genomic region:
- a CDS encoding chemotaxis protein CheB, whose amino-acid sequence MADPVRVAVADECSTSRALVRRMLAGQESVEVVAEAASRRELLAELEDRPVDLVLLDVELPEQGGLEALKALQERAPALPVALLSATSQARRAVEALALGAVEVIRKPNHPSEEDRLVRALERVVRCALAARTAQPVSAAESEPRPVAPEPRSGSLSETPELVVMGVSTGGPRALRTVLSSLSPSFPLPIVVIQHMAEGFTSSLALSLNADCALPVREVQPGDRARAGGVYVAPGGRHLELGPRAGEEGEFTLRIFEGEPENGGRPSIDRFLRSTARRVDRPVLSVLLTGMGTDGAHGVQATKEASTSYCLAQDEASSVVWGIPRSGLELGVVDEVLALDAIGERLEALASGDPA is encoded by the coding sequence ATGGCGGACCCGGTGCGGGTCGCAGTGGCGGACGAGTGTTCGACGAGTCGAGCGTTGGTGCGACGCATGCTGGCGGGCCAAGAGTCCGTCGAGGTCGTGGCTGAGGCGGCAAGTCGTCGGGAACTCCTCGCGGAGCTCGAGGACCGGCCCGTCGATCTCGTGCTGCTCGATGTCGAGCTGCCCGAGCAGGGCGGCCTCGAAGCGCTGAAGGCACTCCAGGAACGCGCCCCGGCGCTTCCGGTCGCGCTGTTGTCGGCGACCTCCCAGGCGCGCCGCGCGGTCGAGGCGCTGGCGCTCGGCGCCGTCGAAGTGATCCGCAAGCCGAACCACCCGTCCGAAGAGGATCGCCTGGTACGCGCCCTGGAACGGGTCGTCCGCTGCGCGCTGGCGGCCCGCACGGCGCAGCCAGTGTCGGCGGCCGAGTCCGAGCCGCGCCCTGTCGCACCCGAACCGCGGTCCGGATCGCTGTCCGAGACCCCCGAGCTGGTCGTGATGGGGGTCTCGACCGGGGGGCCGCGCGCACTTCGGACGGTGTTGTCGTCGCTCTCGCCTTCGTTCCCGCTCCCGATCGTGGTGATCCAGCACATGGCCGAGGGGTTCACGAGCTCGCTCGCCCTTTCGCTCAACGCCGATTGCGCCTTGCCCGTCCGAGAGGTGCAGCCCGGTGACCGCGCGCGGGCCGGTGGGGTCTACGTCGCTCCCGGCGGTCGCCACCTCGAACTCGGGCCCCGGGCCGGGGAGGAGGGCGAGTTCACCCTGCGGATCTTCGAGGGGGAGCCGGAGAACGGTGGCCGCCCCTCGATCGATCGTTTCCTGCGATCGACGGCCCGGCGTGTGGATCGGCCGGTGTTGAGCGTGTTGCTCACCGGCATGGGGACCGACGGTGCCCACGGCGTGCAGGCGACGAAAGAGGCGAGCACGAGCTACTGCCTCGCACAGGACGAGGCGAGCAGCGTCGTGTGGGGTATCCCTCGCTCGGGGTTGGAACTCGGGGTCGTGGACGAAGTGCTCGCTCTCGACGCCATCGGAGAGCGCCTCGAGGCGCTCGCGAGCGGCGACCCCGCATGA
- a CDS encoding methyl-accepting chemotaxis protein, giving the protein MQRLFEILTRSLIAPFLIAGIVPLVVAIAISYQRGGSALEAEAALASGALRSEVEAKLVALRDEKKASIERYFHTIEDQVVTFSEDPMVVDAMREFRVAFDAYRDGADLDIDAMRIELATYYTGEFDTEYRKQNGQGSSAAGWVAQLDDDSVALQHAYIRANPHPLGSKHRMDRPSGRARYHDLHARYHPAIRSYLERFGYYDIFLVAPDTGDIVYSVFKELDYTTSLLSGAYAQTNFGEAFRAANGAVRPDAFALFDFAQYPPSYEAPASFIASPIFDGGKKIGVAIFQMPLDRITEVMSARAGLGETGEVYLVGPDGKMRSDSYRDPENRSVVASYRRPEQGSVETESTRQALAGEDDVAVIEAYHGGQVVSAFAPVELAGQRWAIVAEVGTEEAFAAIDELHALTAAAERGLLQWAGGVMVGACILIVLFARRITATLKRPINEMLESMEHAAAGDLTKPPLVDSDDEIGRLAGRFRELLEILRSGLGEIKGQGERLSGSTEELTGVAGEMASEISRMSEETNSVASSTGQMTSNIATVAAAVEQSSTNVQNVAAAVEEMSTNLSTVSENVNSMAGSVNSVAGAVEDMSTSLGSVAQSSGQAADIATRAAESAKHTNDTVRRLGDSAQEIGKVVGVINDIAEQTNLLALNATIEAASAGEAGRGFAVVANEVKELAKQTASATDEIRARIEDMQGTTQSSVEAIQEIVSVIDEINEISQEIAASVAAQRSAAASIASEVGSAAEAATVVNQNVRECSKGATEVAKNAEELSKGSNEISRSASEASVGARSVSTSIEEVSRGVQGTASGASRVDDASREMSALATRLHELVAAFRV; this is encoded by the coding sequence ATGCAGAGACTCTTCGAGATCCTGACGCGAAGCCTGATCGCGCCGTTCCTGATCGCGGGAATCGTACCGCTCGTGGTCGCCATCGCGATCAGCTACCAGCGCGGCGGCAGCGCTCTCGAGGCCGAGGCCGCGTTGGCCAGCGGCGCGCTACGCAGCGAAGTCGAAGCGAAACTCGTGGCGTTGCGCGACGAGAAGAAGGCGTCGATCGAGCGCTACTTCCACACGATCGAGGACCAGGTCGTCACCTTCAGCGAAGATCCGATGGTGGTCGACGCCATGCGCGAGTTCCGGGTCGCGTTCGACGCCTACCGCGACGGTGCGGATCTCGACATCGACGCGATGCGGATCGAGCTCGCCACCTACTACACCGGCGAGTTCGACACGGAGTACCGGAAGCAGAACGGGCAGGGCTCTTCGGCCGCGGGCTGGGTGGCCCAGCTTGACGACGATTCCGTTGCCCTCCAGCACGCCTACATCCGAGCCAACCCGCACCCTCTCGGGTCGAAGCACCGGATGGATCGCCCGAGCGGCCGCGCGCGATACCACGATCTGCACGCGCGCTATCACCCGGCGATCCGGAGCTACCTCGAGCGCTTCGGCTACTACGACATCTTCCTGGTCGCACCCGACACAGGCGACATCGTCTACTCCGTGTTCAAGGAGCTCGACTACACGACGTCGCTGCTCTCGGGCGCGTACGCCCAGACCAACTTCGGCGAGGCCTTCCGCGCGGCGAATGGTGCCGTGCGCCCGGACGCCTTCGCGCTCTTCGACTTCGCCCAGTATCCGCCCTCTTACGAGGCGCCGGCGAGCTTCATCGCGTCGCCGATCTTCGACGGGGGCAAGAAGATCGGGGTCGCGATCTTCCAGATGCCGCTAGATCGCATCACCGAGGTGATGAGCGCCCGGGCCGGCCTCGGCGAGACCGGCGAGGTCTACCTCGTGGGACCCGACGGCAAGATGCGCTCCGACTCGTACCGCGACCCGGAGAATCGCTCGGTCGTCGCGTCGTACCGGCGGCCGGAGCAGGGGAGCGTCGAGACCGAGAGCACCCGGCAGGCGCTGGCTGGGGAGGACGATGTCGCGGTCATCGAGGCCTATCACGGCGGGCAGGTCGTTTCGGCCTTCGCGCCGGTGGAACTCGCTGGACAGCGCTGGGCGATCGTCGCGGAGGTCGGAACCGAAGAGGCATTCGCCGCGATCGATGAGTTGCATGCGCTGACCGCAGCGGCGGAGCGGGGCCTGCTCCAATGGGCCGGTGGTGTGATGGTGGGCGCCTGCATCCTGATCGTGCTCTTCGCGCGCAGGATCACGGCGACCTTGAAGCGCCCGATCAACGAGATGCTCGAGTCGATGGAGCACGCCGCCGCGGGCGATCTCACGAAGCCGCCCTTGGTCGACTCGGACGATGAGATCGGAAGGCTGGCAGGACGCTTCCGCGAGCTCCTCGAGATCCTTCGCTCCGGCCTCGGTGAGATCAAAGGCCAAGGCGAGCGATTGAGCGGGTCCACAGAGGAGCTCACCGGCGTTGCGGGCGAGATGGCTTCGGAGATCTCGCGGATGAGCGAGGAGACGAATTCGGTGGCGAGTTCCACCGGACAGATGACCTCGAACATCGCCACGGTGGCCGCTGCCGTCGAGCAGTCTTCGACGAACGTTCAGAACGTGGCAGCGGCGGTGGAAGAGATGTCCACGAACCTCTCCACCGTCTCGGAGAACGTGAACTCCATGGCCGGATCGGTGAACTCGGTGGCGGGCGCGGTCGAGGACATGAGCACCTCGCTCGGCTCGGTGGCCCAGAGCTCGGGACAGGCAGCCGACATTGCGACCCGTGCCGCGGAGTCGGCGAAGCACACGAACGACACGGTGCGTCGGCTGGGCGATTCGGCCCAGGAGATCGGCAAGGTCGTGGGCGTGATCAACGACATTGCCGAACAGACGAACCTGCTGGCCCTGAACGCCACGATCGAAGCCGCTTCGGCGGGAGAGGCGGGCCGCGGTTTCGCCGTCGTCGCGAACGAGGTCAAGGAGCTGGCGAAGCAGACGGCGTCAGCGACCGACGAGATCCGAGCCCGCATCGAGGACATGCAGGGCACCACCCAGAGCTCCGTCGAGGCGATCCAGGAGATCGTTTCCGTGATCGACGAGATCAACGAGATCTCTCAGGAGATCGCGGCTTCGGTCGCCGCCCAGCGCAGCGCCGCGGCCAGTATCGCGTCGGAGGTGGGCTCGGCTGCGGAGGCGGCCACGGTGGTGAACCAGAATGTGAGAGAGTGCTCGAAGGGTGCCACAGAGGTTGCCAAGAATGCGGAGGAACTCTCCAAGGGATCGAACGAGATCTCCCGCAGTGCCAGTGAAGCCTCGGTCGGTGCCCGCAGTGTCTCGACGAGCATCGAAGAGGTGAGCCGAGGGGTGCAGGGCACGGCGAGCGGCGCCTCTCGGGTCGATGACGCGTCACGCGAGATGAGCGCGCTGGCCACCCGCCTGCACGAACTCGTCGCCGCCTTCCGGGTCTAG
- a CDS encoding chemotaxis protein CheW, giving the protein MTLPNASDDILRLARSGLVGFEVAGHLLSIPIGFVREVNQQLDLTPVRRAPSYLRGLVNLRGQVVTVVDLGVRLGAPRREITASSRLVVLKTTAEFMDGEIADDKMGFLVDRITDIVTPSRSDLEAPPANLSARAAPYVVGVCKTRSSALGILNPKPLLSADDAVYERFAATGLPEAIAQEG; this is encoded by the coding sequence GTGACGCTGCCCAACGCGAGCGACGACATCCTGCGCCTCGCGCGGAGCGGACTGGTCGGGTTCGAGGTGGCCGGGCACCTGCTGTCGATTCCGATTGGATTCGTCCGCGAGGTGAATCAGCAGCTCGATCTCACCCCCGTGCGCCGGGCGCCTTCCTACCTGCGCGGGCTCGTGAACCTCCGCGGCCAGGTCGTGACCGTGGTCGATCTGGGGGTGCGGCTCGGGGCACCGCGGCGCGAGATCACAGCGAGCAGCCGCCTCGTGGTGCTGAAGACGACGGCCGAGTTCATGGACGGCGAGATCGCCGACGACAAGATGGGCTTCCTCGTCGATCGCATCACCGACATCGTGACGCCGAGCCGGAGCGACCTCGAGGCGCCGCCCGCAAACCTCTCGGCTCGCGCTGCGCCATACGTGGTGGGGGTCTGCAAGACCCGATCGAGCGCGCTCGGGATCCTCAACCCGAAGCCGCTGCTCTCCGCCGACGACGCTGTCTACGAACGATTCGCCGCCACGGGGCTACCCGAGGCGATTGCCCAAGAGGGATGA
- a CDS encoding chemotaxis protein CheA, with protein MSDSDASLLLEFKVESQEHLNVVEPALLEMEHAPDARRTELIHEVFRAVHSVKGTAGFFGLDRIQGLAHAMETLLMPVRDGVLPFAPPMVDVLLRGLDKLAALLDALPEALELDVEPEISACMEQLGRDGTGAGASNAPVDTPTSPAAQGRNRDFVLTATREQWKDARRFGQRLLRIRLTADQLADDPWSSAFRERLTTCADLVQEAAHEDGGSELLVKALAEPADLAQEVGLDPDAVFPVAKPASRPKKPPATAPSASDPKGAPTEATAPSESASAVQPTSGSAPATESVRVNVRLLDRLMNLAGELVLSRNQLLRCVAKTADSTTNAVLQDLDQITSELQGNIVNTRMQAMGLVFNKFTRIVRDLSRSLSKEVDLSIEGSDVELDKSIVELLSDPLTHLIRNALDHGIETPDLREAAGKPRQGQITLRAFHEGGQVHIEIEDDGAGIDPAKTRQVAVERGVLTREEANALSDNKARMLIFAAGFTTKKKVTDVSGRGVGMDVVKTNIARLGGKIDLESEPGQGSKLTIRLPLTLAIIPSLIVSADGERFAIPQVNLVELIRVRAEDHERRLAHVNDAEVVRLRGHLLPIVRLAEVLGGSPEPNREAGPPRGGEGEEAGSLQIVVLQVGEAHFGLVVDAILDSEEVVVKPLSNLFDECGIYAGATIMGDGCVAMILDAAGLATVAELRLEESKLVARAAHAEQQGMAHGAERRQLVLFTNAPGEHFAIDLHRVLRLERISRADLQLVGGQECLDYRGRSLPVVRLEDRLPVGPTPSESSELFVLIPRGEEAGSGILASRIVDTVDAVVQLEEVEESAPGLLGRAIVDGHLTLLLEPAGVCAPREVAA; from the coding sequence ATGAGCGATTCCGACGCGAGCCTGCTCCTCGAGTTCAAGGTCGAGTCACAAGAGCACCTGAACGTCGTCGAGCCGGCGCTGCTCGAGATGGAGCACGCGCCCGACGCGCGCCGCACCGAGCTGATCCACGAGGTCTTCCGGGCGGTCCACAGCGTCAAGGGCACCGCGGGCTTCTTCGGTCTGGATCGGATCCAGGGCCTGGCCCACGCCATGGAGACGCTGCTCATGCCCGTGCGGGACGGCGTGCTGCCGTTCGCGCCGCCCATGGTCGACGTTCTCCTGCGGGGCCTGGACAAACTTGCCGCGTTGCTCGACGCCCTGCCGGAAGCGCTCGAGTTGGACGTCGAGCCCGAGATCTCGGCCTGCATGGAGCAGCTGGGGCGCGATGGCACAGGGGCAGGGGCGTCGAACGCTCCCGTCGACACACCCACCTCGCCGGCGGCCCAGGGGCGGAACCGCGACTTCGTGCTGACCGCCACCCGAGAGCAGTGGAAGGACGCGCGACGCTTCGGCCAGCGGCTCCTTCGCATTCGACTGACGGCGGACCAGCTCGCCGACGACCCCTGGAGCAGCGCCTTCCGCGAGCGGCTCACGACCTGCGCGGATCTGGTGCAGGAGGCGGCGCACGAAGACGGGGGCTCGGAGCTCCTCGTGAAGGCACTCGCCGAGCCGGCGGATCTGGCCCAGGAGGTCGGGCTCGACCCCGATGCCGTGTTCCCCGTGGCGAAGCCGGCCTCGCGCCCCAAGAAGCCGCCCGCTACAGCGCCTTCCGCGTCGGACCCGAAAGGTGCCCCCACGGAGGCGACGGCGCCCAGCGAGTCGGCCAGCGCCGTGCAGCCAACGAGCGGTTCCGCTCCTGCCACCGAATCCGTCCGAGTGAACGTCCGGCTGCTGGACCGGCTGATGAATCTGGCAGGAGAACTGGTGCTCTCGCGCAACCAGCTCCTCCGCTGCGTCGCGAAGACCGCCGACTCGACCACGAACGCAGTGCTCCAGGATCTCGACCAGATCACGAGCGAGCTCCAGGGCAACATCGTCAATACGCGGATGCAGGCGATGGGCCTGGTCTTCAACAAATTCACGCGGATCGTGCGCGACCTCTCGCGCTCCCTCTCCAAGGAGGTCGATCTCTCGATCGAGGGGTCGGACGTCGAGCTCGACAAGTCCATCGTCGAGCTGCTCTCCGACCCGCTGACGCATCTGATCCGCAACGCGCTCGATCACGGGATCGAGACGCCCGACCTCCGCGAAGCCGCGGGGAAGCCGCGCCAGGGGCAGATCACCCTACGGGCGTTCCACGAGGGCGGGCAGGTCCACATCGAGATCGAGGACGACGGCGCCGGCATCGACCCGGCGAAGACCCGTCAGGTGGCCGTGGAGCGCGGCGTGCTGACGCGAGAAGAAGCGAACGCCCTGAGCGACAACAAGGCGCGGATGCTGATCTTCGCGGCTGGCTTCACCACGAAGAAGAAGGTGACCGACGTTTCCGGACGCGGCGTCGGCATGGACGTCGTGAAGACGAATATCGCCCGCCTGGGCGGGAAGATCGATCTCGAGAGCGAGCCGGGCCAAGGGTCGAAGCTGACGATCCGGCTTCCCCTCACGCTTGCGATCATCCCTTCGCTGATCGTGTCCGCGGACGGAGAGCGCTTCGCGATCCCCCAGGTGAATCTCGTCGAGTTGATCCGGGTTCGGGCCGAGGATCACGAACGCCGGCTCGCCCACGTCAACGATGCCGAGGTGGTGCGCCTACGCGGGCACCTGCTTCCCATCGTTCGCCTCGCCGAGGTCCTCGGCGGGTCTCCGGAGCCCAACCGCGAAGCGGGGCCGCCGCGGGGCGGGGAAGGCGAGGAAGCCGGCTCCCTGCAGATCGTCGTCCTGCAGGTGGGCGAGGCCCACTTCGGCCTGGTGGTCGACGCGATCCTCGACAGCGAGGAAGTCGTGGTCAAACCACTCTCGAACCTTTTTGACGAGTGCGGGATCTACGCGGGAGCCACGATCATGGGAGACGGTTGCGTCGCCATGATTCTCGATGCTGCGGGCCTGGCGACCGTCGCGGAGCTGCGTCTCGAAGAATCGAAGCTCGTCGCCCGCGCGGCACACGCGGAACAGCAGGGCATGGCCCATGGCGCAGAACGCCGGCAGCTGGTGCTCTTCACGAACGCACCCGGCGAGCACTTCGCCATCGACCTGCATCGGGTGCTTCGGCTCGAACGGATCTCGCGGGCGGACCTCCAACTCGTCGGCGGACAGGAATGCCTGGACTACCGCGGACGCAGCCTCCCCGTGGTGCGGCTCGAGGACCGTCTTCCGGTGGGCCCGACGCCCTCCGAATCCAGCGAGCTCTTCGTCCTGATCCCGCGCGGCGAGGAGGCGGGCAGCGGCATTCTCGCCAGCCGGATCGTGGACACCGTGGACGCGGTCGTACAGCTCGAGGAGGTCGAAGAGTCCGCGCCCGGGCTGCTCGGCCGCGCGATCGTCGATGGTCACCTGACCCTGCTCCTCGAGCCCGCTGGAGTCTGCGCGCCCCGCGAGGTCGCCGCGTGA
- a CDS encoding response regulator yields the protein MRVLIVDDSATMRKIITRCLRQAGYKATELYEAGDGLEALEVLDKNDVDVIFSDVNMPNMNGIEFLDALKERGTLDSIPVVMITTESTPESVRLFVEHGASGCVPKPCTADQLEDVVSAVLD from the coding sequence ATGCGTGTGCTGATCGTCGACGACTCCGCGACGATGCGAAAGATCATCACGCGTTGTCTGCGACAGGCAGGCTACAAGGCGACCGAGCTCTACGAGGCAGGCGATGGCCTCGAAGCCCTCGAAGTGCTCGACAAGAACGACGTCGATGTGATCTTCAGCGACGTCAACATGCCCAATATGAATGGGATCGAGTTCCTCGACGCGCTCAAGGAGCGGGGGACGCTGGACAGCATTCCGGTCGTCATGATCACGACCGAGAGCACTCCGGAGTCGGTTCGCTTGTTCGTCGAGCATGGGGCGTCGGGCTGTGTCCCGAAGCCGTGCACCGCTGACCAGCTCGAAGACGTCGTTTCGGCCGTCCTCGACTAG
- a CDS encoding B-box zinc finger protein — MAFECANHPGADAVWMCVGCESVLCPDCVVIKTYGRTQVDSCKSCGELCTAVVAGVEVSEDELSGAFVDAWVYPLRDSGPLILLGGTAVASLFQFFAAGLGSLLGFGLFLAYGMAVIRSTADGRSTAPQWPDTSTIFEIAWPVVLASATTFLSFGPAAWAAGQGRGALAAGLLVAGALYAPMAWIAASVSGNFLAITPLTVVPLLFKINATYWIACAVLLPMAVLGQLGMGVLDAMVPSLVGVPLLQATFFYLLMVEMRILGIVWYRNKDELGLS; from the coding sequence ATGGCGTTCGAGTGCGCGAATCATCCCGGCGCGGACGCGGTCTGGATGTGTGTGGGCTGCGAGTCGGTCCTGTGCCCCGATTGCGTGGTGATCAAGACCTACGGCCGCACGCAGGTCGACAGCTGCAAGTCCTGCGGCGAGCTCTGCACTGCGGTGGTGGCGGGCGTCGAGGTCTCCGAGGACGAGCTCTCGGGTGCGTTCGTCGATGCCTGGGTCTATCCGCTGCGGGACAGCGGCCCACTGATCCTGCTGGGGGGCACGGCGGTCGCCTCGCTGTTCCAGTTCTTCGCCGCGGGGCTCGGCTCGCTGCTCGGCTTCGGGCTCTTCCTCGCCTACGGCATGGCGGTGATCCGCTCGACTGCCGACGGTCGCAGTACGGCGCCCCAGTGGCCCGATACGTCGACGATCTTCGAGATCGCCTGGCCCGTGGTGCTCGCCTCGGCGACCACCTTCCTTTCCTTCGGTCCGGCCGCATGGGCTGCCGGGCAGGGTCGGGGCGCGCTCGCGGCGGGGCTGTTGGTGGCCGGCGCGCTCTACGCACCGATGGCGTGGATCGCGGCGTCGGTCTCGGGGAACTTCCTGGCGATCACGCCGCTCACGGTCGTGCCGCTCCTGTTCAAGATCAACGCGACCTACTGGATCGCCTGTGCGGTCCTGCTCCCGATGGCGGTCCTCGGCCAGCTGGGCATGGGCGTCCTCGACGCGATGGTGCCTTCGCTGGTGGGTGTGCCGCTTCTCCAGGCGACCTTCTTCTACCTGTTGATGGTCGAGATGCGGATCCTCGGGATCGTCTGGTACCGCAACAAGGACGAGCTCGGCCTGTCCTGA